TATAATTTTTAAAGTAGTGAGGAGCGAGGAGTGAGGAGTGAGAATGCTGGTGCAACAGCAAAAAAATATGCGCCAGCATTCTCACTCCTCACTCCTCGCTCTTCACTACTACTCACTATGTTCAAAGTCTACAGTTCTTCGGCGGGGTCAGGTAAGACGTACACGCTTACCAAAGAATACCTGAAACTGGCGCTTCGGCCCGATGTGAAGGATGACTATTTCCGGCACATTCTGGCGGTAACGTTTACCAACGCGGCTGCCAATGAAATGAAGAACCGGATTCTTGAACGCCTTTCCGACATGGCCGGAGAGAAAGAACTCCCCCTGCTCGATGAACTGGTCGTTGAACTCTACGGCACAGCTAGTGATTCGGATGGGTTCGAGATTGCCAAAGCTACGCTTCGTCGAAAGGCGGCTTCAGTTTTCAGAACCATTCTGCATCGCTACGCCGATTTTAGCGTTACCACGATCGACTCGTTTACCCAGCGCATTGTCATGGCGTTTACCGACGAACTGGGTTTGCCCTATTCGTTTGAGGTCGAACTGGAAACCGACGAAGTCCTCGAACTGGCTATCGATAACCTGATCGAAAAGGCTGGAACCGAGGAGATGGAGGAAATTACTACCATTCTGGGTGAGTACTACACGCATGTAGCGGCCGAAGGAAAAAGCTGGAACCAACTGCCGGAGGTGCTGAAAGAATTCGGTCGCAACCTAACCTCCGACCAGTTTTACGAATCCGTCAATGCGGCTCAGGAACTTTCACCTGCTGCCTTGCGAATCATCCGGGAACAGTTGATCCACCACAATCAGCAGATTGAGGCCGACATTGTTGGTTGTGGTCAGCGTGCTTGGGAACTGATTACCAGTGCCGGTTTGTCAGAAGCTGATTTTGCCTATGGCTTGAGTGGGGTAGCGGGTTTTATTAAGGCTGTAGCCGAGGGAAATGCCCAGAAAGAACCTGGTACGCGGGTGTATAATGCCATTCAAAAGGGAGAGTGGTACGGAAAAAAAACACCGTTGCCTGTTCAGGGCATGATCGATGCTATGACCGATGAACTGACCGACTGCCTGACTCAAATCAATACAATCCGGGAAAAAAGTGGTCGTGAGGTTACCCTGTTCGAGTGCCTGTTGCCTCATTTACAGAAACTGGCCTTATTAAAGCAGATGCGGGTTGAGTTCGACGAGCTGCTACGAAAGGATGGTCGGGTACATATCTCCGAGTTTAACAAGAAAATCCTGTCTATTGTGGCCTCGGAGCCGGTCCCGTTTCTGTACGAACGGCTGGGGGTTCGGTACAATCATATATTGATCGACGAGTTTCAGGATACATCCCGACTACAATTTGCCAACCTGTTGCCCCTGATTGAAAATGCGCTCGGGGGCGATCACTTTAACCTGGCTGTGGGCGATGGGAAGCAGGCGATTTATCGCTTTCGGGGGGGCGATATGGATCAGATTGTAGCGCTACATCGCCGGGATTTGACAACACTGAAAGAAGCTCATAATCCCGAATCCTGGACCGCTGAACGGATTGAAATGCTCGACGGGCATCTACAACCTGAAGTCCTCAATACCAACTGGCGAAGTGCCGAACCAATTGTCCGGTTCAACAATGACTTTTTTGAGTTTACGGCTCGTCGGTTCGAGCATCAGCATCCCAAAGTAGCCGATATATTTGATCCAGAGCGACAATTCCATCAGACACCTTCGCCCAGAGCCCGGCAGGCTGGCCATGTGCAGCTCGACTTTGTGGTGAAAGAGGAAGACGCCGATAAAGATCTGACGACGCTGATGCTCGAAAAGACCATCGAGCACCTGAATCGATCGCTGGCCGACGGGTATCGGTATGGTGACATTGCCATTCTCTGTCGTAAAAAATCGCAGGCAAAAGCATTAGCCAATGAATTGAACGCCCGTCAGATCCCACTGGTTTCAGCCGATTCCTTATCGCTGGAGTTTTCGGACCCGGTTAAGTGGCTGGTGACCTTTATGCAGGTGTTACAGCGCCCCGATCAGCGAATGCTTCGTTACGAAATGCTGTATCTGTTTCACCGGGTTGTGCAGGGTATTTTTCCAGACGATGCCCTTACAGAGAAGCTGCGGGCTGTTGCCGAAGGCCCTATGCTGGCGATGTACGACTACCTGGCCGAACAAGGTTATGCGTTAGATGTGTATGCCTTAGGCCAGTTGAATCCGTACGAACTGGCGGAACGCCTGACGGCTCAGTTTGGGCTGTTCAATCAGGCGGAGCATAATCCCTTTCTGTTTCGGTTCCTGGACGAAGTGTTAACGTTCAATCAGAAACGGAGCGGTCATCTGAGCGATTTTCTGCTCTATTGGGAAAGTGTACGGCAGAAAATTTCCGTAGAAGGCAATACCCGCAATGCGGTAAGTATTCAGACGATTCACAAATCGAAAGGGCTGGAGTTTCCGGTGGTCATTATTCCTTTTGCCAATTGGCGGGTTGAGCCCATCAACGATAGCACCATCTGGCTTAATCTGAATCAGATTCAGGCGGATGTACTGACCCATTCGACCGATAAAGGCCAGTCCACTCGACTTCTGACAGCGCCCGTCAATGCAACCGGTAAACTGAGGGGGACTCCTGAACCCGTTGCGGCCCAGTACGAAGAAGAAATAACGCGTACGTTTCTGGAGAACATGAATCTGCTCTATGTGGCCTTTACCCGCCCTACCGACCGTCTGTATGTAATCAGCGAAGCCAGAGACTTTGGCAAAGGGCCTCAGAATACCGTTGGGCACTGGCTACATGGATTTCTGCGAGATAGTGAGGTGGCCCGTAACTGTGGTTGTGCCTGGCAGGATGGCTTGTATTCGTATCCGGTTAGCTTATGCGCCGACGTTTGGTCGCATAAGGCCGTTGAGGAGCCCCTGGACGAAATTGTACTGAACAATATTGTAAGCGGGCACCGGGGGCAGGATTTGCAATTGCGCCGACTGGCCGACCGTATTTTTGATGTGGCTACGTTTGAGCATACCCGTGAACGTGACCGAAAGCTTTGCGCGGCCCTGAGCCTGATCAAAGGCCCGGAAACAATTGATTTGGTACTACGTCGGCTCGTCAGTGAGGGATTAGTTCGCAAAGTTGAGTGTGAATTGATGAAAGATAATCTGCTGGCTATTATCTCGCATCCTGATCTGATTAATCTCTTTGATTCTCAGTTGCGTATAGATACCGACAGAAGTATTTTAAGTAGCAAGCGTATTCATGGAGCGCCCCACCGCGTTGTCCATTTTCCAGATGGGCCTGTTGTGCTGGTACAATACGAATCGGTAGCCATTGCACCGACTGGCTATGAAGCGGATGAGTATAACGAACAAGCCAGAAATCCGACGGCTTCATTAAAATACTTTACAAGCCTTTATCGCGACATGGGCTTCCCGGAAGTAGAGGGCCGATTGGTT
This window of the Spirosoma aerolatum genome carries:
- a CDS encoding UvrD-helicase domain-containing protein, translated to MFKVYSSSAGSGKTYTLTKEYLKLALRPDVKDDYFRHILAVTFTNAAANEMKNRILERLSDMAGEKELPLLDELVVELYGTASDSDGFEIAKATLRRKAASVFRTILHRYADFSVTTIDSFTQRIVMAFTDELGLPYSFEVELETDEVLELAIDNLIEKAGTEEMEEITTILGEYYTHVAAEGKSWNQLPEVLKEFGRNLTSDQFYESVNAAQELSPAALRIIREQLIHHNQQIEADIVGCGQRAWELITSAGLSEADFAYGLSGVAGFIKAVAEGNAQKEPGTRVYNAIQKGEWYGKKTPLPVQGMIDAMTDELTDCLTQINTIREKSGREVTLFECLLPHLQKLALLKQMRVEFDELLRKDGRVHISEFNKKILSIVASEPVPFLYERLGVRYNHILIDEFQDTSRLQFANLLPLIENALGGDHFNLAVGDGKQAIYRFRGGDMDQIVALHRRDLTTLKEAHNPESWTAERIEMLDGHLQPEVLNTNWRSAEPIVRFNNDFFEFTARRFEHQHPKVADIFDPERQFHQTPSPRARQAGHVQLDFVVKEEDADKDLTTLMLEKTIEHLNRSLADGYRYGDIAILCRKKSQAKALANELNARQIPLVSADSLSLEFSDPVKWLVTFMQVLQRPDQRMLRYEMLYLFHRVVQGIFPDDALTEKLRAVAEGPMLAMYDYLAEQGYALDVYALGQLNPYELAERLTAQFGLFNQAEHNPFLFRFLDEVLTFNQKRSGHLSDFLLYWESVRQKISVEGNTRNAVSIQTIHKSKGLEFPVVIIPFANWRVEPINDSTIWLNLNQIQADVLTHSTDKGQSTRLLTAPVNATGKLRGTPEPVAAQYEEEITRTFLENMNLLYVAFTRPTDRLYVISEARDFGKGPQNTVGHWLHGFLRDSEVARNCGCAWQDGLYSYPVSLCADVWSHKAVEEPLDEIVLNNIVSGHRGQDLQLRRLADRIFDVATFEHTRERDRKLCAALSLIKGPETIDLVLRRLVSEGLVRKVECELMKDNLLAIISHPDLINLFDSQLRIDTDRSILSSKRIHGAPHRVVHFPDGPVVLVQYESVAIAPTGYEADEYNEQARNPTASLKYFTSLYRDMGFPEVEGRLVYLAEIPVVVRV